The sequence GGGCGATCCCCTTCTCGGCCAGCCCCTTCTCCTGGGAGAGGTACTCCTCGATCGTGGTGGTGATGTCGTACCACTTCGAGTTGCCGCTCTCGGCGAGTTCCTTGCTGCGCTCTTGCAGGATCTTCGCGCGGGGGTCCTTGACGTTGTAGACGCGGTGTCCGAAGCCGGGAATGCGCCGGCCTTCGTCGGTCGCCTGCTCGACCCAGTCGAGGGGGTCGAGGTTGCTCTCGTCGATCTCCATCAGTACCTCCATGACGTCCTGATTCGCGCCGCCGTGAAGCGGGCCGGAAAGGGCACTGACACCGCCGGTCACGGCACTGTAGATGTCGGCCATCGTCGAGCCGATCACCATCGACGTAAACGTCGAGGCGTTCAGGCCGTGGTCCGCGTGCAGGATCAGCGCCTGGTCGAAGGTTTCGGCGTGGACGTCGCTCGGCTCCTCGCCGGTCAGCATGTACAGGAAGTTCGCGGCCAGCCCCAGGTCAGGATGGGGGTCGACCGGCTCCTCGCCGAGTCGATAGCGCTCGAAGGCTGCCAGCGCGGTTGGGATCTTGGCGGTGATGCGCCGCCCCTTGCGCATCGTCGCCTCGAGATCCTCAGGATCGGCGTCGTTCTCGGGCTCATAGGCCGAGAACATCGAAACCGCGGTTCGGAGGGCGGCCATCGGCCGTTCGTCGGCCGCCGCGAGCCGCTCCATGGCGTCGAGAACGTCGTCGTGGACCTCGCGCTCCTCGGAGAGCGCCGCAGCGAACGACTCGAGTTCGTCCGCGGTCGGGAGTTCGCCGTGCCAGAGGAGATAGAGGACTTCCTCGTAGCTCGTGCCGCGAGCGAGATCCTCGATCGAGTACCCTCGATAGATCAGTCGACCGGCGTCACCATCGATCGAGCTGAGCCCTGACTCTGCGACAAGGACTCCCTCCAGTCCTTTTTTGAGATCGTCAGCCATAGTCGATATTCCGCACCCCATTGGAAAAGTATTGTCGTTTGTTCGCCGTCACAGCCAAATGCGTGTGATGTCTCCGTTTCGTTCCGTGCGTATGGTCAATCGAACCCGTTATAAGAACTGCTAATTCGACGTTCGGTCACCAACCACTATATGAGGACGAATTGTTTTACATCATTTTTCGAGCAGTGCATCGAGCAGTTTCGTCTGGGCGGCGGCCAGATGCTCGGTGAACGTCGATCGAGCGATCCCCAGTTCCTCGGCGACGTCCGTCGCATTCGCACCTTTCGGATAGTCGAAGTAGCCCATCTCGTGGGCCGTCTCGATGATCTCGCGTTGGCGCGTCGTCAGCAGGTCGCGGTCGACGAGCACCGGATCCGACGTCTCGTCGTCGTGGTCCTGCGTGAGTTCCTCGACGAGGACGCTCTCGAACCGGTCTCGAAGATCGTCGACGATACCGGCGATCTCCGTCAACTCGAGCGTTCGAAACGTCAACTCGAGCGCGCCGTCCTGTGCGCGGACCGAGGAAACGGGCGTCCCGGTTCCCTCGACGATTTCGCACGCGCAATCGGCCTCACTCTCGCGTTCGAATCGGTAGATTTCCTCACGATCGTTCGCCTGAATGGGGGTCAGGTCGGTCGCGGTGCCATCGTTGATCGACTCCGTCTCGGCGTCGGCGGCGATACCGAACTCTTCGACGACCGTCCCGTCGGTCGACGCCCGCGATCGCGTCACGGAGGTAATCGGCTCGTCGGTGGACGCCGACACGTCCGCGATCGGGCACTCCCCGGGGTCTTTGACGACGACTGTGGCTCGAAACCCGGTCATGGAAATGGATTACACACTGGGCGTAATAACCCGTCACCGGAATTCCCGCCGGATGAAAACACGTGAAAGCCCCTGGACCGCTCGCCGCGGGGCGAGCGGCCAGCCCCTTTCAGTCCCACCCGAAAGCCCCGACCCGCTGGCGCCTGCGCCAGCGGGTTGCCCCTTTCAGTCCCACCCGAAAGCCCCGACCCGCTGGCGCCTGCGCCAGCGGGTTGCCCCTTTCAGTCCCGCCCGGCCTCGGTGGCCGCTCGGCCGGCCGAAACGGAGAAACAGACCGGTCGGCCGTCAGAGTGGTCTGGACCGGCCGGCCGGGTCGAAGAGTCGATCCGTCGACCGATTCGGACGGAATCGAACGAGAAATCGATTCGAGCGAAATCGGCGGAAGCCGAAGCGAGCACGTCACGAGACGAGCGTTCGTCGTCGGTCGAACGCGGTGCGCTACTCGAGGGGTCGAGCCGGTCAGACGCGACTCAACACCACTCCTCGTACTGGTGGACCCGCGCCGGGTTCAGCGGCTGCAGTTCCCGATCGGTGCCGTCGTAGGCCTCGCGGTGCGCCTCGTAGGTGATGCCGACCGAGCCCTCGGGATCGTACGCCCGCGGGAGGATCGACTCGGCGCAGCGCCGATTCCAGTCGGCGAGTCGCTCGAGTGCGTCCGGGCAATCGATCGCCGCCGCCTCGAGGCCGTCGGCGGCGCTCTCCCATGCGTCTCGGCCGGCCTCGGTGCGGACGACGACCGTCGTTTCGCTCTCCTCCGTGCCGACGTTCCCGGCACTGATGTCGGCCCCGGCGCCGACGAAGTCCGCACACTCCCACAGCCACGCAGGCCCGCGGCGTCGAACTCGTCGACGTCGGCCTCGAGCAGCACGTTGCCGGACTCGTCGAAGGCATAAAGCACGCCGGCAGTGATATCGAGCTTGTCGACTCGTTCCGGATCGACGTCGAAACGCTCGAGGCGCGAGACCAGCCGCCCGTACTCGAAGCTCCGGGTACACATCAGCGCGATCGGATCGGCCGGCTCGTGGTCGTACCGGTCGAGCGCGGTCGCACCCTGGATCACGCAGGGCGTCCCGACGAGCGCGAGGTCCGTCTCGGCGGGATCGAGCCCCTCCTCGGCCAGCAGGTCGTTGATCCGTCCCAGTCCCATCGTCTGGTTGTAGATGCTGCCACCGGCTTCGAGGAGGTCCTCGCGGGAGGTCGCGAGAAACGGCTCCCCGCGAAGCGGGTCCGAATCGCTCTCGCGGGCGACGACGGCGCCGTCGAGGTCGCCGGATTCGATCAGTTCGGCCAGCAGAGCGGTCACGGCGCCGCCGTCCTGTCCGGTCGCCGCGGCGTCGCCGTTCGCTCGCGCGGCGTAGGTCGCCGGCTCCTCGAGACCCTCTTTCAACTACGTCTCAGGGTAAGCCGTACCGCAGCTCCGGAACCACGGCAGCGCCGCGTCTCCACTCGCGACAGCTCCGTTACCCATCGTACGTCCGGCCTTTATTCGACCGCCGCGACGGGATCGATAGCAGGGGACTCGAGACCGGCGGTCGCCGCTCATCAGACTCGTCACTGGGTTCGGCAACAAAATCCGGGAAATGGTGCCGGCCCACGGAGTCGTACCGTGCCGTGTGAGGTCGCGGGACACTGATCGCTCTGTTCGAACCGATACAGTTCTCCCGACGCCGGTTCGACGGAAGGGACGTCCGGTCCCGAATGCGAACGAGATGAACCGCAGAACAGTCGAATCGCCGATTCAGACCCGCTGGCCCAGTTTCTCGCGGCTGATGTGGACGCCGGTCGGCGTGATGATGATCTGATCGTCGCCCTTCCGGACGATGTCGCCGTCGACCTCCTGGGCGACCTGCCGGAGTTCGTCGACGATGTGTTCGACGGTGCTGTCCGAGGTTCGCAGACGCGTGATGTCCGCGATGACGATATCGCCGTCGTAGACGGCGTCTTTGATATCGATGGCGTCGGCCTGGTCATTGACTTCGGCGATATGTACCTGCATGGCCGCCTCGGCCGAACTCGCCGACGCGTCGTCGAGATCCAGTTCGACGTAGTCCTCGGCCGTCCGAGACTGACCGCCGCCGAGGATTTTGCTCATAAGTCCCATTGGGGTAACCCACCGCGGCCGCCAGTATAGTTCTTACGTCAGACACAGTCACGACTTCGAATGAATCAGCCCCGAACACGGGCGGACGAGTCTCGAGGTGGTACCCGGCAGTTACGCCCGAAAATGCGAGGAGACCGTTCCGTTAGACGGAACGAACGACCGGACCGAAGATATTTCCAAGACGTTTATATTCAAAAACTGTATAAGTGCGGCGCAACGCTCGAGTTATGTCGAATGGAACTCTTCTCGTCGACCGACCGTCCGACGAACGAAGCTGTCTAGGACGATCCGATGCCGACCCCGCCTATCGAGACCGACGCGAGATTTTTGTCTGCGACCGGTGACCCACGAATGATGACGTTCAGCATCTGCGCTCACGAGGCATACGAGACCCCTGACGGCGATAGCCACCACCGATTCGGCGTCGCCGTGACGACCCGCCTGCCTGGCGTCGGTGCCCTCTGTCCGTTGGTCAGCGACCGCAGCGCCGTCGCGACCCAGAGCCTGGTCAACGTCGAACTCGGCGACCGCGGACTCGCGTATGTCGAGGACGGACTCGCGATCGACGACGTCGTCAGAACGCCGGCGTTCTGACGGCCCATCAGACGGAGTTTGATGAACCCCCTCGAGGCGCTGCTCAACGCCGACGAGGGCGCCCTGCAGCGACAGTTTCGCGGCGTCGATCGCGAGGGGACGTTCGCCTTCATCGGCGCGGAGTGCGTCGAGCGCTCCGGACACCTCGGGCGCGACAACTTCACCGTCGCCGGCAACATACTGACCGGCGAGGACGTCCTCGAGGCGGCCACGGCCAACTACGCGGCCAACGCCGTCCACGAGACGACCGAGCGCCACGACTGGGAGTCGGCGTACAACGACCTGCGGATCGTCGCGAGCGAGACTACGACCTCGCGATGGCCGGCTACGAATCCACGTTAGCGCGGTACAGCGACGCCTTCGAGGCGGACTCGCTCGAGTCCGTCGATAACTAGACGCCGGTCGCGAGGCCATTAGTTCGGTATAGCTATATGTGGTTCATTTCGGGTTCGTCCCGTCGTTCGGCGTTACGCACCCGACAGTGAAGGGAGGACCAGGACGCAGGTCTCGGAGAAACGAACGCTCCCTCCCTCAAGACGATGCAGCGTTCGTCGCGAACACGTACGAGAAGACGCCCGGCTGCCCATCCAGCGGAGGCCGACATCGAGGAGAGGGCCTACGTGCCGGCCACCATCTCTCTCGACGGCGACGTCTACGAAATCGTGCGAACCGCGGGCGAACTCATCGAGCAGAGTCTGCGGACGACTGACGCAGTACGGCACGTCGATGGACGGCGCTGCTCGAGATCGACGGGCTACATCGACGACGAGTGGAACAGGCTGGAACGTAGTGCCCTCGAGGACGCACAGTCTCCGTCGCGGTAATCAACTGCTCGCGAGGTCTAGCAGTAACGGGATTCCATTGCTTCAGCCTCGAAGCGAAACGGAAGTCAGTTACTGGCAAGTCTCAAATGGATCCCAACTGTACCGGGTATAGATGGCGTACTCGTTCCGGTCTGGGG comes from Haloterrigena salifodinae and encodes:
- the citZ gene encoding citrate synthase; this encodes MADDLKKGLEGVLVAESGLSSIDGDAGRLIYRGYSIEDLARGTSYEEVLYLLWHGELPTADELESFAAALSEEREVHDDVLDAMERLAAADERPMAALRTAVSMFSAYEPENDADPEDLEATMRKGRRITAKIPTALAAFERYRLGEEPVDPHPDLGLAANFLYMLTGEEPSDVHAETFDQALILHADHGLNASTFTSMVIGSTMADIYSAVTGGVSALSGPLHGGANQDVMEVLMEIDESNLDPLDWVEQATDEGRRIPGFGHRVYNVKDPRAKILQERSKELAESGNSKWYDITTTIEEYLSQEKGLAEKGIAPNVDFYSGSVYYQLGIPIDMYTPIFAMSRAGGWVGHVLEYQEDNRLIRPLSRYTGPEDQEFVPVEER
- a CDS encoding helix-turn-helix domain-containing protein; protein product: MTGFRATVVVKDPGECPIADVSASTDEPITSVTRSRASTDGTVVEEFGIAADAETESINDGTATDLTPIQANDREEIYRFERESEADCACEIVEGTGTPVSSVRAQDGALELTFRTLELTEIAGIVDDLRDRFESVLVEELTQDHDDETSDPVLVDRDLLTTRQREIIETAHEMGYFDYPKGANATDVAEELGIARSTFTEHLAAAQTKLLDALLEK
- a CDS encoding cell division protein SepF, which encodes MGLMSKILGGGQSRTAEDYVELDLDDASASSAEAAMQVHIAEVNDQADAIDIKDAVYDGDIVIADITRLRTSDSTVEHIVDELRQVAQEVDGDIVRKGDDQIIITPTGVHISREKLGQRV